A stretch of Lactuca sativa cultivar Salinas chromosome 6, Lsat_Salinas_v11, whole genome shotgun sequence DNA encodes these proteins:
- the LOC128126762 gene encoding L10-interacting MYB domain-containing protein-like codes for MGYVNTIDNISSLTWTQALLVERMLVWSESEDKTFLDACIHELTTHGREGFGLKASSWKTIREKLINEHGKEVDQKQMRNHFDYYKSKYVVWVKLKNKTGNIYDPIKNKFNLTDEQWKEEGKLNKFVMSLKTRPLMFPDLCTQLFVGSTSTGFQIWGPSSTVPRPVEEFGAHDFDDDVLMETSTQHVGASEESSGHSKNKEVGGNKRVGEKNRCKGIRSRGWDYQACKVVSGKK; via the exons ATGGGGTATGTTAATACAATTGATAATATCTCGTCATTGACATGGACACAAGCTCTCCTGGTGGAAAG gaTGTTGGTTTGGAGCGAGAGTGAGGATAAAACCTTTCTTGATGCATGTATCCATGAACTAACCACCCATGGTCGTGAGGGTTTTGGGCTTAAGGCAAGTTCATGGAAGACAATACGCGAAAAATTGATAAACGAACATGGTAaagaggttgatcagaagcaaatgAGAAACCACTTTGACTACTACAAATCAAAATATGTTGTTTGGGTGAAACTGAAAAACAAAACCGGCAACATATATGAtcctataaaaaataaatttaatctgACCGATGAACAATGGAAGGAAGAGGGAAAG TTGAACAAGTTCGTGATGTCATTAAAAACTAGACCTTTGATGTTCCCTGATCTTTGCACCCAACTATTTGTAGGCTCGACCTCAACCGGCTTTCAAATTTGGGGGCCATCTTCTACAGTCCCTCGTCCTGTAGAAGAGTTTGGTGCCCatgattttgatgatgatgtTCTAATGGAAACCTCAACACAACACGTAGGTGCAAGTGAAGAATCTTCGGGGCATTCAAAAAATAAGGAAGTTGGTGGAAACAAAAGAGTTGGTGAAAAAAATAGATGTAAGGGCATTAGAAGTCGAGGATGGGATTATCAAGCTTGCAAGGTCGTTAGtggaaaaaaatga